The segment CGCCGCCAAGGACCCGAAAGCCGCAAAGCAGCGCGGAGCCATCTACTCGCTGGCGCCCTCCTTCCAGAGCGTGAACACGATCTGGGCCGGGACCGACGACGGGCTCATCTGGCTGACCCGCGACGGCGGCGCAAAGTGGGCCGACATCACGCCTCCCGAGCTGACGCCCTGGAGCAAGGTCACGCAGATCGAGGCTTCACATTTCGACAGCCAGTCGGCGTACGCCTCGGTGAGCCGCCTCCGTATAGACGACCTTCGCCCCTACATCTACCGCACGCACGACGGCGGCAAGACCTGGCAGCGCATCACCGCCGGGCTGCCCGAGAACGCCCCGGTGGACACGGTCCGCGAAGACCCGGTCCGCAAGGGACTGCTCTTCGCCGGCACGGAAACCAGCGTGTGGATGTCCTTCGACGATGGCGACCACTGGCAGCCTCTGCAACTGAACCTGCCGCACACCTCCATGCGCGACCTGTGGATCCACGACAGCGACCTCATCGTGGCCACCCACGGGCGCTCCTTCTGGATCCTCGACAACATCACTCCGCTGCGCCAGGCGAGCGCATCCGTCGCGTCCTCTAAGGCCTTTTTGTTCCAGCCCGCGCGCGCCTTCCGCATCCAGCGCGACGCCAACACCGACACTCCCCTCCCTCCCGATGAACCCGCGGGCGCCAATCCTCCGGATGGCGCGGTGATTGACTACTCCCTCTCCCATCCGGCCTCAGGAGCCGTGACGCTTGAGATCCTCGACGCGGGCAATCATGTGGTGCGGCGTTACTCCAGCACCGACCCGCCGGAGCTCACCCCCGAGCAGCTTCGGAAAGACCGCATCCCGCTCTACTGGTTGCGCGAGTTCAAGGCACTCTCCACGGCGGAGGGAATGCATCGTTGGGTGTGGGACCTGCGCTACCCATCGCCCACCGCGACGGAGCATGAGTATCCTATCGCCGCAGGCCCGCACGACACCCCGCGCGGGCCGCTGGGGCCGCGAGCGCTGCCCGGGCAGTACCGCGTCCGCCTTACCGTGGATGGCGCGAGCCTGACCGCGCCCCTCACCGTCAAAATGGACCCGCGCGTGCACACGCCGCTGGCCGGTCTGCAACGGCGATTTGAACTCGAGACCCGGCTGGCTTCGATGCTGTCGCGCAGTTCGGAAGCCGTCCTGGTCGCGAATTCCGTGCGCGAGCAGCTCAAGAAGCTTTCCGGTCAGGCGGATGGAGCCGTCAAAGAATCGCTCCAGGCGCTGGACGCGAAACTCGCGCTGCTTCTCGATGGC is part of the Terriglobales bacterium genome and harbors:
- a CDS encoding glycoside hydrolase, producing AAKDPKAAKQRGAIYSLAPSFQSVNTIWAGTDDGLIWLTRDGGAKWADITPPELTPWSKVTQIEASHFDSQSAYASVSRLRIDDLRPYIYRTHDGGKTWQRITAGLPENAPVDTVREDPVRKGLLFAGTETSVWMSFDDGDHWQPLQLNLPHTSMRDLWIHDSDLIVATHGRSFWILDNITPLRQASASVASSKAFLFQPARAFRIQRDANTDTPLPPDEPAGANPPDGAVIDYSLSHPASGAVTLEILDAGNHVVRRYSSTDPPELTPEQLRKDRIPLYWLREFKALSTAEGMHRWVWDLRYPSPTATEHEYPIAAGPHDTPRGPLGPRALPGQYRVRLTVDGASLTAPLTVKMDPRVHTPLAGLQRRFELETRLASMLSRSSEAVLVANSVREQLKKLSGQADGAVKESLQALDAKLALLLDGPKDAPADKPPSDKSKEPTLGGVNGDVSTLYGLAGMADAPPSLALTTAAGVAERDLSPLMKRWDAIKTSDVPALNQRLREAKLPELRLEPERDAEEAGANEE